The Pseudobdellovibrionaceae bacterium region CGTTGGAGGTTCGTCACGTCACGCTGTCGACAGGCGCTTTCTTTTCGGCGCTGCCGCACCTGTGGTCGGAGGGATTGGGATGGGGAGCCTACGCGCGGGCGCTTTCGGGAATCGGCTTGATCGGTCTGTTGAACGTGGGCGTGAGCTTCAGCATCGCCTTCTTGCTGGCGGCCTCTTCGAGCGGCGTGCGCGTCCGTACGTTTTTGAGCCTGATCCGTTGGAGCCTGGGGCTCGTGCTGACGAAGCCGTGGCTTTTGGTCGTTCCCGAGAAACGCGACTCCTAAGAGTCCCTTCAGAGTCCGTCTTGGATTGAGAATTCGCGACAACTTTCCCAGTGGAATGCCGATAAGAATCATATGGACGGTTGGAGTATCGCACGCTTACGGAATTCGGGACTCGTGGGGCTTTGGCTCCTGATGCCGCATTTCGTTTTCGCGCAGTTCCCCATCCATTTCGGCGCGATGCAAGCGGGCTGCAATCAGTATGAATCCCTGTTGCGCGCCCAGAATCCGACCTTCGCTTGGCGGATTCAAGAAGCGTCGGGAACGAATCTGGTCGATATCTTGAACGCCAGCGCGGGCACCTTGGTGGGGGGACCGACCCGCACCGCGGGACCTCTGCTGACGGCGCCTTCGCGCGCGCTCGCGCTCAACGGGTCGACACAGTACGCGTACTCGGTCGCAAGTTCCGCCGCGCCCGCGGTGATGACCATCGGTCTGTGGTTCAAAACGTCAACGGCGACCGGTGGTCGTTTGATCGGAGTCAGCAGTGCCACGACCGGGGCATCGGGATCGCGTGATCGGCACATCTACATGCGCAACACCGGGCAGCTGCTTTTCGGTATCGGCGCGAACATCACGATCCAATCCCCGAAATCTTATAACGACAACGAGTGGCATTTCGCGGTGGCGACCTTGTCCGGAGCGGGCATGCGGTTGTACGTCGACGGCGTGCTGGTGGCGTCCAGTGCGAGCACGGCGGCGCTGTCGATCCCGACCGCATACGTGCGCGTGGGATACGATTCACTTGCGGGATGGGCGTCGGCGCCCTCGTCGAGCTTCTTCAACGGTCAAATCGCCGAGCCTTTCTTCAGTTTGAGTGCCGCTTGGGCCGAAGCGCGCATCACGGATCTGTACGAAATGGGAAAATTCTGCCGGACTTTCGAGGCGCCGACGCTCACGTCGATCGCGCCCCGGCAGGGCATCGGCGCGGGGGGCGGAGTGGTGACCGTCACGGGCGCGGGCTTCATGGCGCCGATGGAGGTCTGGATCGCGGGGCGCGAGTGCACGGCGCTCACGATCGTGAACGATACGACCGCGACCTGCACGGTCCCGGCGAACGCCAACGGAAATTCCGCGATCGAATACGCGAACGTGAGCGCGGTCGTCGGCGGGCGCGCGACCACGGTTTCGAATTTGTACGGCTACATCGGGGCGCCGCTGTTCTGGTTGGACTCGACCGCGCCGAATTCGCTTTTCACCGCCACGAACTGCACCGGGGCGGCGGGAAATGGCGCGGCCGTG contains the following coding sequences:
- a CDS encoding IPT/TIG domain-containing protein, whose product is MDGWSIARLRNSGLVGLWLLMPHFVFAQFPIHFGAMQAGCNQYESLLRAQNPTFAWRIQEASGTNLVDILNASAGTLVGGPTRTAGPLLTAPSRALALNGSTQYAYSVASSAAPAVMTIGLWFKTSTATGGRLIGVSSATTGASGSRDRHIYMRNTGQLLFGIGANITIQSPKSYNDNEWHFAVATLSGAGMRLYVDGVLVASSASTAALSIPTAYVRVGYDSLAGWASAPSSSFFNGQIAEPFFSLSAAWAEARITDLYEMGKFCRTFEAPTLTSIAPRQGIGAGGGVVTVTGAGFMAPMEVWIAGRECTALTIVNDTTATCTVPANANGNSAIEYANVSAVVGGRATTVSNLYGYIGAPLFWLDSTAPNSLFTATNCTGAAGNGAAVACWRDLSGNNINFTQATAGARPTNVVGAGLDFDGTADFMSGTLTAIANTAAVSFAGWVNLDTTSTQYVGFLFHRGTLNATGMNATTSATQIGYHWNDASNTYGWNSGLTYSAGAWNFLGLALSTSAAVGYRNTGTATNSVSHTALAIGGKSFDLGRDSNGGRFLDGKIEKAGMWNQTLNATQMGVIRDSR